The sequence below is a genomic window from Desulfobacterales bacterium.
AAAACCAAACACAGCCCCATCCGACAAACCCGTCTTGGGCATGATTTTAAAAGGATACCCGCGCATATCCGAAACCTTCATATCCAATGAAATCCATCAGCTCGAGAATCAGGGTTTCCAACTGAGGCTTTTTTCAATGCGCCGGCCCCGTGAGCGGTTTACCCACCAGAGCGTCGGTAAGATCCGGGCAACCGTGGATTATCTGCCCCACAGCCTGTTTCTATATTTTCCGAAATTGCTGTATCACAATCTCCTGCTGGCCTTTAAAAGACCCGACAGATTTAAACGCGCTCTTAATACCGCGATAAGACGGCTGTTGCGCAATCGCAAGATTGCCACCATCAAACATCTGTTTCAGGCGGTTTATCTGGTCCATCGTCTTCTCCCCGACAGCGGCGTCACGCATCTGCATGCCCATTTTGCCCATTCACCGACATCGGTTGCCATGTTTGCCGGATTGCTGGCGGACCTTCCCTTCAGTTTTACCGCCCATGCCAAAGACATTTACACATCGGATTCAGAGCAGCTCCGTGAAAAGGTCGCCTTGGCGAAATTTGTTGTCACCTGTACCGAATACAACAAACGGTTTTTGCTCGAAACTGCCCATGGAGGGGACACACCGGTTCACCGCATTTATCACGGTATCGACCTTGAACTGTTTTCCAATGATGCTGAACCCCGGAAAAAAACCGGCCCGCCTCACAACATTGTTACAGTGGCGCGCATCACCCCCAAAAAAGGATTGGCCACGGTTTACAAAGCGCTTCAGCTGCTGTGCGATCAGGGGGCTTCCCTGCGCCACACCCTGATCGGCGACGGTGAAGACCGCAAGGAAATTTTAAAACTCATCACTGAGCTGGGACTTAACGGCGTCGCCAAATGCCTGGGCACCCAGCCCCATGAGGTGGTTCTGGCGCATTATCGCCGGGCTGATCTGTTTGTATTGGGATGCGAAATAGCGAAAAACGGTGATCGAGACGGCATTCCCAATGTTTTGCTGGAATGCATGGCCATGGGTGTTCCGGTGGTTGCCACCCGTGTTTCCGCCATACCCGAGTTGATCGAAGACGGCAAAACCGGGCTGCTGGTTCCGCCGGGTCAACCTGACAAAATGGCCCGGGCCATTGACCGGCTTTTAACCGATGATGATTTAAGAAACCGGATTATCCCCGCCGCCCGAAAACGGGTAGTCGAACAATTTAACAACCGGGTCCTGATCGAAGACCTGGCCGGTCGCTTCCGCGAAGTAGGATTATAGGCTGAAGACTGAAGGCTTTTAGGAAGAAAACGTGATCATACAAAATATTGAAACAACGATAGAAGAAAGCGAAAGATTTTGAATTGACTGGTTTGTACATTTTAATTCGTATTAGCGCCTTCAGCCTTCAGTCTTCAGCCTAAACCCCTGAGCACTTGCAAGGCAACGGACCATGAGCATCTGATAATTTATTTTTTAACTCAACCAGCTACCCTGAAAAATATGCGCATCTGCTTTTATGCCCCCTTTAAACCCC
It includes:
- a CDS encoding glycosyltransferase family 4 protein, giving the protein MRRPRERFTHQSVGKIRATVDYLPHSLFLYFPKLLYHNLLLAFKRPDRFKRALNTAIRRLLRNRKIATIKHLFQAVYLVHRLLPDSGVTHLHAHFAHSPTSVAMFAGLLADLPFSFTAHAKDIYTSDSEQLREKVALAKFVVTCTEYNKRFLLETAHGGDTPVHRIYHGIDLELFSNDAEPRKKTGPPHNIVTVARITPKKGLATVYKALQLLCDQGASLRHTLIGDGEDRKEILKLITELGLNGVAKCLGTQPHEVVLAHYRRADLFVLGCEIAKNGDRDGIPNVLLECMAMGVPVVATRVSAIPELIEDGKTGLLVPPGQPDKMARAIDRLLTDDDLRNRIIPAARKRVVEQFNNRVLIEDLAGRFREVGL